In one window of Meiothermus sp. DNA:
- a CDS encoding BMP family protein — translation MKKLLGVLLLGVGLVWAQPLGSVAMVFSEGAKTDPTFNGVAYGGAQRTVQQFGGRLFDFEPTDPSQIPGAVRRFAAERFDLIIGLGFATEPGIAAAAREFRDQRFALIDTATDAPNVASYVFRENEGTFLVGYIAGRLSQTGVVGFVGGMDIPLIHKFEVGYREGVRRACPACRVVVNYVGNTPAAFSDPARAKEIAAFQKSQGADIIYAAAGASGLGVFDYVKQTRCIKAAELPRGLRFRSNPFATVPKYEAYTRECAGDTRPMFFIGGDGNLNFLGDTDNNPATLNHALTCMLKRVDVAAQRAVESVARGSFQGGLVSLGLRENGLGYALDTYNQALLSESLRREVNAIRQSIVAGRIVVPDKR, via the coding sequence ATGAAAAAGCTACTGGGTGTGCTTTTGCTGGGTGTGGGGCTGGTCTGGGCGCAGCCTCTGGGCAGCGTGGCCATGGTCTTCAGTGAGGGGGCCAAAACCGACCCTACCTTTAACGGGGTGGCCTACGGTGGGGCGCAGCGAACGGTACAGCAGTTTGGGGGGCGTCTCTTCGACTTCGAGCCCACCGACCCCTCGCAGATTCCGGGGGCGGTGCGTCGCTTCGCCGCCGAGCGCTTTGACCTCATTATTGGCCTGGGTTTCGCCACCGAACCCGGTATTGCGGCTGCAGCACGTGAATTCCGCGATCAGCGCTTCGCCCTCATCGACACCGCCACCGATGCCCCCAATGTAGCCTCGTATGTATTCCGCGAAAACGAGGGCACCTTTTTGGTGGGCTACATTGCAGGAAGGCTCAGCCAGACCGGCGTGGTGGGCTTTGTGGGGGGAATGGATATTCCGCTCATCCACAAGTTTGAGGTGGGCTACCGCGAAGGGGTGCGACGGGCCTGCCCGGCGTGCCGGGTGGTGGTGAACTATGTGGGCAACACCCCCGCGGCCTTCTCCGATCCGGCCCGGGCCAAGGAGATTGCCGCCTTCCAAAAGTCGCAGGGGGCCGACATCATCTATGCTGCAGCCGGGGCCTCGGGGCTGGGGGTGTTTGACTACGTCAAGCAGACCCGTTGTATCAAGGCTGCCGAACTGCCTCGAGGCTTGCGCTTCCGCAGCAACCCCTTCGCTACCGTGCCCAAGTACGAGGCCTACACCCGTGAGTGCGCTGGAGATACCCGCCCCATGTTCTTTATTGGGGGGGACGGCAACCTGAACTTTTTGGGCGACACCGACAACAACCCGGCCACTTTGAACCACGCCTTGACCTGCATGCTCAAACGGGTGGATGTGGCCGCCCAGCGCGCGGTGGAGTCGGTGGCGCGCGGTAGCTTTCAGGGCGGTCTGGTGAGCCTGGGCTTGCGGGAAAATGGGCTGGGCTATGCCCTCGATACCTATAACCAGGCCCTGTTGTCCGAAAGCCTTCGCCGCGAAGTGAACGCCATTCGGCAAAGCATTGTTGCGGGCCGGATTGTGGTGCCGGACAAGCGCTAA
- a CDS encoding ABC transporter ATP-binding protein: protein MDEKRLVDVTDLKVHFFTDDGVVKAVDGVSFHIDKGETLAVVGESGSGKSVASLAMMRLIPNPPGKIVGGQVLFRGKDGKTRDLVKEDEATMRKIRGNDIAMIFQEPMTSLNPVYTVGDQIAEAIVLHQGKSKKEALDQAAEMLDLVGIPEPKKRLSNYPHQMSGGMRQRVMIAMALSCNPSLLIADEPTTALDVTIQAQILELMNKLREEIGMSILFITHNLGVVAEMADRVVVMYAGRAVEEADVVPTFKKPLHPYTMGLLNSVPRLDLAATHQQRLEAIPGNVPNPLNLPQGCAFHPRCKFFKPGLCDQDIPVLQDAGNGHMVRCVRWAEIQKGEVVGA, encoded by the coding sequence ATGGACGAGAAACGGTTGGTGGATGTTACAGACCTGAAGGTTCACTTTTTCACCGACGACGGGGTGGTTAAGGCCGTAGACGGGGTGTCTTTCCACATTGACAAAGGCGAGACCCTGGCGGTAGTGGGCGAATCGGGCTCAGGGAAGTCGGTTGCCAGCCTGGCCATGATGCGCCTGATTCCCAACCCCCCCGGCAAGATAGTTGGTGGGCAAGTGCTTTTTAGGGGTAAAGATGGCAAAACCCGGGATCTGGTCAAGGAAGATGAGGCCACCATGCGCAAGATTCGTGGCAACGACATTGCCATGATCTTCCAGGAGCCCATGACCAGTCTCAACCCGGTGTATACCGTGGGTGACCAGATCGCTGAGGCCATCGTGCTGCACCAGGGCAAGAGCAAAAAGGAAGCCCTGGATCAGGCCGCCGAGATGCTTGATCTGGTTGGCATCCCTGAACCTAAAAAACGCCTGTCCAACTATCCTCACCAGATGTCGGGCGGGATGCGCCAGCGTGTGATGATCGCCATGGCGCTCTCCTGCAATCCCTCCCTCCTCATTGCGGATGAGCCCACCACCGCCTTAGATGTGACCATTCAGGCCCAGATTCTGGAACTCATGAACAAGCTGCGGGAAGAGATTGGCATGAGCATCCTGTTCATTACCCACAACCTGGGTGTAGTGGCCGAGATGGCCGACCGGGTGGTGGTGATGTACGCGGGGCGGGCTGTGGAAGAAGCCGATGTGGTGCCCACCTTCAAAAAGCCCCTGCACCCCTACACCATGGGTCTTTTGAACTCGGTGCCCCGGCTCGACCTGGCGGCTACCCACCAACAGCGCCTGGAGGCTATTCCGGGCAACGTACCCAACCCGCTCAACCTGCCCCAGGGCTGTGCCTTCCACCCGCGCTGCAAATTCTTCAAGCCGGGCCTGTGTGACCAGGACATACCCGTCTTGCAAGATGCCGGCAACGGTCACATGGTGCGCTGTGTGCGCTGGGCCGAGATCCAAAAAGGTGAGGTGGTGGGAGCATGA
- the deoC gene encoding deoxyribose-phosphate aldolase: protein MATATIPQAHMLERNPGTPFDPGALEGALVNRSAVERRTATLPTRRTVKKEWQAAWLLHAIKTIDLTTLSGDDTPGTVRRLCAKARQPVRAELLHDLGLPHLRLTTGAVCVYHEMVPTAVAALEGSGIPVAAVSTGFPAGLNPHRLKLQEIEASVAAGASEIDIVISRRHVLTGNWKALYQEVRDFREACGPAHMKSILAVGELGTLKNVFKASMVCMQAGSDFIKTSTGKEAVNATLQNSLVMVRAIRAYYEQTGHKVGFKPAGGIRSAKQALDWLILMKEELGLEWMQPHLFRIGASALLNDIERQLEHFAYGRYASMQYQPLG from the coding sequence ATGGCGACTGCAACCATACCCCAAGCCCACATGCTGGAGCGCAACCCCGGCACCCCCTTCGACCCCGGCGCCCTCGAGGGGGCCCTGGTCAACCGAAGCGCCGTTGAGCGCCGGACCGCCACCCTGCCCACCCGCCGCACCGTTAAAAAGGAATGGCAGGCGGCCTGGCTTTTACACGCCATCAAGACCATCGACCTGACCACCCTTTCGGGCGACGACACCCCCGGCACGGTGCGGCGCCTGTGCGCCAAGGCCCGCCAGCCGGTGCGAGCGGAGCTGTTGCACGACCTGGGCCTGCCCCACCTGCGGCTTACCACCGGTGCGGTCTGTGTCTACCACGAGATGGTACCCACCGCCGTGGCGGCGCTCGAGGGCTCCGGCATCCCAGTAGCCGCCGTCTCAACCGGCTTCCCCGCCGGACTCAACCCCCACCGCCTTAAACTGCAAGAGATTGAGGCCTCGGTAGCGGCGGGGGCCAGCGAAATTGACATCGTCATCTCGCGCCGCCATGTGCTCACCGGCAACTGGAAGGCCCTCTACCAGGAGGTGCGCGACTTCCGCGAGGCCTGCGGCCCGGCCCACATGAAAAGCATTCTGGCCGTCGGCGAGCTGGGCACCCTCAAAAACGTCTTCAAAGCCAGCATGGTCTGTATGCAGGCGGGTTCCGACTTCATCAAGACTTCTACCGGCAAGGAAGCGGTGAACGCCACCCTGCAAAACAGCCTGGTGATGGTGCGGGCCATCCGGGCCTACTATGAACAAACCGGCCATAAGGTGGGTTTCAAACCCGCCGGCGGCATCCGCAGCGCCAAGCAGGCCCTGGACTGGCTTATCCTGATGAAAGAGGAACTGGGCCTCGAGTGGATGCAGCCCCATCTGTTCCGCATCGGGGCCAGCGCCCTCTTGAACGACATCGAGCGGCAGCTCGAGCACTTCGCCTACGGGCGCTACGCCTCCATGCAGTACCAGCCGCTGGGGTAG
- a CDS encoding ABC transporter ATP-binding protein: protein MSAVVPETTTANLVEVTHLKKWFPIRGGILSRVVANVKAVNDVSFGVKKGEVLGLVGESGSGKTTVGRTILRLIEPTEGTISFQGQDITHIPKNQLRTYRRKMQIIFQDPFASLNPRMTVGDIIAEPLVIHNLEGSAQARNDRVAELLQLVGLNPDHVRRYPHEFSGGQRQRIGIARALAVRPEFIVADEPVSALDVSIQAQVVNLLQDLKEQLGLTILFIAHDLAVVEYISDRIAVMYLGKVMELAPSRDLYLKPRHPYTEALLSAIPTPDPTIKRERIVLQGDIPSPINPPSGCVFRTRCRYAIAECANTVPELKEVAPGHFKACIRDDIPGLS from the coding sequence ATGAGCGCGGTTGTTCCTGAAACCACAACGGCTAACCTGGTTGAGGTGACCCATCTCAAGAAGTGGTTCCCTATTCGCGGGGGGATTCTTTCCCGGGTAGTGGCCAATGTTAAGGCGGTCAACGACGTGAGCTTTGGGGTGAAGAAAGGCGAGGTGTTGGGCCTGGTAGGGGAGTCCGGTTCGGGTAAGACCACCGTGGGCCGCACCATCCTGCGCCTGATTGAACCCACCGAAGGAACCATCAGCTTCCAAGGGCAAGACATCACGCACATTCCCAAGAACCAACTCCGCACCTATCGCCGCAAGATGCAGATCATCTTCCAGGATCCCTTTGCCTCGCTCAACCCGCGCATGACGGTGGGTGACATCATTGCCGAGCCGCTGGTCATCCACAACCTGGAAGGTTCCGCCCAGGCCCGCAACGATCGCGTGGCCGAACTGCTGCAACTGGTGGGCCTCAACCCCGACCACGTGCGCCGCTATCCCCACGAGTTTTCGGGTGGGCAGCGTCAGCGTATTGGGATTGCCCGTGCGCTGGCGGTACGCCCCGAGTTCATCGTGGCGGATGAGCCGGTCTCGGCTCTGGACGTTTCGATTCAGGCCCAGGTGGTTAACCTGCTGCAAGATCTCAAAGAGCAACTGGGCCTGACCATCCTGTTCATTGCCCACGATCTCGCGGTGGTGGAGTACATCTCCGACCGCATTGCGGTAATGTATCTGGGTAAGGTGATGGAGCTGGCCCCCTCGCGGGACCTGTACCTGAAGCCGCGCCACCCCTACACCGAGGCCCTGCTATCGGCCATCCCTACCCCCGACCCCACCATCAAGCGTGAGCGTATCGTGCTGCAGGGCGATATACCCAGCCCCATCAACCCGCCCTCGGGCTGTGTTTTCCGCACCCGTTGCCGCTATGCGATTGCCGAGTGTGCCAATACCGTGCCCGAACTCAAAGAAGTGGCGCCCGGCCACTTCAAAGCCTGCATTCGCGACGACATCCCGGGCCTGAGTTAG
- a CDS encoding LCP family protein gives MAQPRTPHRVKRGSLVRARRAGPRLSLVLLGLALLALAGALAYGPQLQEVQAGLFSEYRESGPAEELSLVVAARDTEYCGYHTACGPGLRTDTIFYVRLRGSEATVVAIPRDLRYSGETPNGFYDGKINSVYERGGGAEGLRHAVENLLGVPVQHHVILTFEAVMKLVNAVDGVDVVLPYPMKYTDRAAGLFIDFPAGPLHLNGKDAVKYMRFRRWEGSDLGRLDRIKEVMGLALRKAQSPRYWPRLPGVAGAVWNSLETSLPLTEALQRLPNLQSLTLKSATLPTLEEGSFLVLDQVAMPSFTAGLLGYTPDAEVMARMVQAEALGLKTLLLDRSGAGLGERYRQGFVELGIPPPEVHAGEVGGTSLVLVRSGVSIVGRESPAFLLAKDYADLLHLPLETRIRLEPRGYDVIIVLGPS, from the coding sequence ATGGCACAACCGCGAACACCCCATCGAGTTAAACGGGGGTCGCTGGTACGAGCTCGCCGTGCGGGGCCGCGGCTTTCGCTGGTATTGCTTGGGCTGGCCCTGCTGGCCCTGGCCGGGGCCCTGGCCTATGGGCCGCAGCTTCAAGAGGTGCAGGCTGGGCTGTTTAGCGAGTACAGAGAAAGTGGCCCCGCCGAGGAACTGAGCCTGGTGGTGGCAGCTCGCGACACCGAATACTGCGGCTACCACACCGCTTGTGGGCCAGGGCTTCGCACCGACACCATCTTCTATGTGCGCCTGCGCGGCTCGGAGGCCACGGTGGTGGCCATTCCCCGCGACCTGCGCTATAGCGGTGAAACCCCTAACGGTTTTTATGATGGCAAGATCAATTCGGTCTACGAGCGGGGCGGTGGGGCCGAGGGCTTGCGCCATGCCGTAGAAAACCTGTTGGGCGTACCGGTTCAGCACCACGTGATCCTGACCTTCGAGGCCGTGATGAAGCTGGTGAATGCAGTGGACGGCGTGGATGTGGTGCTGCCCTATCCGATGAAATACACCGACCGGGCCGCGGGTCTTTTCATAGACTTTCCGGCGGGGCCGCTGCACCTGAACGGGAAAGATGCGGTCAAATACATGCGCTTTCGTCGCTGGGAAGGCTCCGACCTGGGCCGGCTGGACCGCATCAAGGAAGTGATGGGGCTGGCCCTGCGAAAAGCCCAAAGCCCTCGTTACTGGCCGCGCTTACCAGGAGTTGCAGGGGCCGTGTGGAACTCCCTCGAGACCAGCCTTCCCCTCACCGAAGCCCTGCAGCGGCTGCCCAACCTGCAAAGCCTGACCCTTAAGAGCGCAACCCTGCCCACCCTCGAGGAGGGCAGTTTCCTGGTCCTCGACCAGGTCGCCATGCCTTCCTTCACGGCGGGTCTGCTGGGCTACACCCCCGATGCCGAGGTGATGGCCCGAATGGTACAGGCCGAAGCCCTGGGCCTCAAAACCCTGCTCCTAGACCGGAGTGGGGCGGGGCTGGGCGAACGCTACCGGCAGGGCTTTGTGGAGCTGGGCATCCCCCCCCCGGAAGTGCATGCAGGCGAGGTAGGGGGCACCAGCCTGGTGCTGGTGCGCAGTGGGGTCTCGATTGTTGGACGGGAGTCGCCTGCCTTTCTGCTGGCCAAGGACTACGCCGATCTGCTGCACCTGCCACTGGAGACCCGCATCCGCCTCGAGCCCAGGGGCTACGATGTGATTATCGTGCTGGGACCGTCATAA
- a CDS encoding ABC transporter permease produces MIPRVQMKATPQANRSFFQQAWIRFKRHPLARLGAAVLLVFYLGALFADFLAPYPEEKSFRDFSFASPTQIFWRDENGRLTRPYVCAAERRRNLETFKVEVITDCEKGRYPIYFFVQGEPYRFLGLIPTDLRLMGGPWLLEDQAKLFLWGTDDFGRDVWGRIWFGARISLTIGIFAVALALVIGILMGSISGFYAGRPVTFSIGLLNPRFWEFVRGSRPLDHLLALLGLVLIAALLWGMGQGYERYIRPDLQRVSTLALGGLGLVLGLVGLGVLMYFLVWRSHLARVLLWLSAWGGMAWLLWITVWGFWQSSRGLEAIIAGLIGAALLGAIGYILLWPRIELDLDTIIMRAVEVLAAIPDLFLLIILSVLIPMEVPPAVRFVLVVTILSFVNWGGLARIIRSQVLQLREMEFAQAAQALGAGDARIIIRHVLPGTYTYLIVAVTLAIPGFILGESGLSFLGLGIQEPATSWGLMLSKAQATGITAFSERPWLLIPGFFILLAVLAYNFMGDGLRDALDPRTKV; encoded by the coding sequence ATGATTCCAAGAGTGCAAATGAAAGCCACCCCTCAGGCCAACCGGAGTTTTTTCCAGCAAGCCTGGATTCGCTTTAAGCGGCATCCTCTGGCTCGCCTGGGTGCAGCGGTTCTGTTGGTGTTTTACCTAGGAGCCCTGTTTGCCGACTTCCTGGCACCTTATCCAGAAGAGAAGAGCTTCCGCGATTTCTCTTTTGCCTCACCCACCCAAATTTTTTGGCGTGACGAAAACGGAAGGTTGACCCGGCCCTATGTGTGCGCTGCCGAGCGGCGCCGGAACCTCGAGACCTTCAAGGTCGAGGTCATCACCGACTGCGAGAAGGGCCGCTATCCTATTTATTTCTTCGTCCAGGGTGAGCCCTATCGTTTTCTGGGGCTTATTCCCACCGACCTGCGCCTGATGGGGGGCCCCTGGCTGCTGGAAGACCAGGCCAAACTCTTTTTGTGGGGTACCGACGACTTTGGCCGCGATGTGTGGGGTCGCATCTGGTTTGGGGCCCGCATCAGCCTGACCATTGGTATCTTTGCGGTGGCCCTGGCTCTTGTGATCGGCATCCTGATGGGTAGTATCTCTGGCTTCTACGCTGGCCGACCGGTCACTTTCAGTATCGGGCTATTGAACCCTCGCTTCTGGGAGTTTGTGCGGGGTAGCCGCCCGCTGGATCATCTGCTGGCGCTTTTGGGTTTGGTTCTGATAGCTGCTTTGCTTTGGGGAATGGGCCAGGGTTACGAGCGCTACATCCGGCCCGACCTTCAGCGCGTCAGTACCCTGGCCCTGGGGGGTCTGGGATTAGTGCTGGGCCTGGTGGGGCTGGGTGTGCTGATGTATTTCCTGGTCTGGCGTAGCCATCTGGCAAGGGTCCTGCTCTGGCTTTCGGCCTGGGGGGGGATGGCCTGGCTGCTGTGGATTACGGTCTGGGGCTTCTGGCAGAGCAGCCGGGGTCTGGAAGCCATCATCGCGGGTTTGATTGGTGCAGCACTGCTGGGGGCTATTGGGTATATCCTGCTCTGGCCGCGCATCGAACTGGATCTGGACACCATCATCATGCGTGCGGTGGAGGTGCTGGCGGCCATCCCCGATTTGTTCTTGCTGATCATCCTTTCGGTGCTCATCCCCATGGAAGTGCCGCCTGCGGTGCGCTTTGTGCTGGTGGTGACCATTCTCTCCTTTGTGAACTGGGGCGGGCTGGCCCGCATTATTCGCAGCCAGGTGCTGCAACTGCGCGAGATGGAGTTTGCTCAGGCCGCGCAGGCCCTGGGAGCCGGGGATGCCCGGATCATCATTCGACACGTGCTGCCAGGAACCTACACCTATTTGATTGTGGCCGTCACGCTGGCCATTCCGGGTTTCATCCTGGGCGAGTCGGGTCTCTCCTTCCTGGGGCTGGGCATCCAGGAACCGGCCACCTCCTGGGGGCTGATGCTTTCCAAGGCCCAGGCTACCGGCATCACAGCTTTTAGCGAGCGGCCCTGGCTTCTGATTCCGGGCTTTTTTATCCTGCTGGCGGTGCTGGCCTACAATTTCATGGGGGACGGTTTGCGCGATGCCCTCGACCCTCGCACCAAAGTGTAG
- a CDS encoding DUF4139 domain-containing protein: protein MGRKLLLLAVVLFGMAQAQETVIYRGFAELRQSQTLPQNEWIWEPGETLFQSLVPGTLRLIGVSEQSRRVQVAAQQSPLAAYVGKEVQFYWEGQWRKATLVSAERNLYLYEGRYLVGLPGTVAYPDPGGFSAVPGPKVIFRYQGGGSGTLAYLTRGLTWNLRYTLEDGELTGWATLTNGLGRTVRLGRTDLVAGSVPLLEGGFSVPAPRPETRMLQAAPAASDVAEAEFVGEAAGTYRYRLPGEVTLEPGLTELPFIRTRVQPVYLWRLQTGFSTERELAFVRGFRFAAPENLAAGVVSVREQGVFVGQAATGDTAKGNQVNLMLGPDPEGRATRQVEQQARNRFRVTTQVQNPKPYAVEVEIQEAMPQPFTLEGEGLERLPEGYRLRFTLAPNQSRSYTYTLILQQR from the coding sequence ATGGGTAGAAAACTATTGCTGTTGGCCGTGGTGCTATTTGGTATGGCTCAGGCACAAGAAACCGTGATTTATCGGGGCTTTGCCGAGCTTCGGCAGTCGCAAACCCTGCCGCAAAATGAGTGGATCTGGGAGCCAGGCGAGACCCTGTTCCAGAGCCTGGTGCCGGGAACCCTGCGCTTGATAGGGGTAAGCGAGCAGTCGCGCCGGGTGCAGGTGGCTGCCCAACAAAGTCCTCTGGCTGCCTATGTGGGCAAGGAGGTGCAGTTTTACTGGGAGGGTCAGTGGCGCAAGGCCACCCTGGTGAGTGCCGAGCGGAACCTGTATCTGTACGAGGGCCGTTACCTGGTAGGGCTACCTGGAACAGTGGCCTATCCCGATCCCGGCGGATTCAGTGCTGTTCCTGGCCCAAAAGTGATCTTTCGCTATCAGGGGGGTGGCTCGGGAACGCTGGCCTATCTGACTCGAGGCCTGACCTGGAACCTGCGCTATACGCTGGAGGATGGCGAGCTGACCGGCTGGGCGACCCTGACCAACGGGCTGGGCCGCACCGTGCGACTGGGCCGCACCGACCTGGTAGCCGGGAGTGTGCCTTTGCTGGAAGGAGGCTTTAGTGTGCCCGCCCCCCGCCCCGAAACCCGGATGTTGCAGGCTGCGCCGGCTGCTTCAGACGTAGCGGAAGCCGAGTTCGTGGGAGAGGCAGCGGGCACCTACCGCTACCGCTTACCGGGAGAGGTGACGCTCGAGCCCGGCCTGACCGAGCTACCTTTTATTCGCACCCGGGTGCAACCGGTCTATTTGTGGCGCTTGCAAACCGGCTTCAGTACCGAACGCGAGCTGGCTTTTGTGCGGGGTTTTCGTTTTGCGGCCCCGGAAAACCTGGCCGCCGGGGTGGTGAGCGTCCGCGAGCAAGGGGTGTTTGTGGGGCAGGCGGCCACCGGCGATACGGCCAAAGGCAACCAGGTCAACCTGATGCTAGGTCCTGACCCCGAAGGCAGGGCCACCCGGCAGGTGGAGCAACAGGCCCGCAACCGCTTCCGGGTGACCACCCAGGTGCAAAACCCCAAGCCCTATGCGGTGGAGGTGGAAATTCAGGAGGCCATGCCCCAGCCCTTTACCCTGGAGGGGGAGGGCCTCGAGCGCCTCCCGGAGGGCTACCGCCTGCGCTTCACCCTGGCCCCCAATCAGAGCCGTTCATACACGTACACCCTGATTTTGCAGCAACGCTAG
- a CDS encoding aldehyde dehydrogenase family protein codes for MTLTELMETLPYGPAPEAAQPALDWLKAHQGKFGLFIGGKWRDPASQEWFATLNPANAQKLAEVAQASAADVDEAVKAARKAFIGWSQTPGHVRARYLYAMARQVQKHARLFAVLETLDNGKPIRETRDIDIPLVARHFYYHAGWAQLMESELAGYAPLGVVGQIIPWNFPLLMLSWKIAPALAMGNTVVLKPAEFTPLTALLFAEICQNIGLPPGVVNIITGDGKTGAALVEHPGVDKIAFTGSTEVGRLIRKATAGSGKKLSLELGGKSPFLVFEDADLDSAVEGVVDAIWFNQGQVCCAGSRLLVQEGIAERMYAKLRARMEKLRVGNPLDKAVDIGAIVAPVQLQKIQHLVQKGVEEGARLWQPSWAVPSEGCFYPPTLFTEVAPASTIAQEEIFGPVLAALTFRTPEEAVRLANNTRYGLAASIWSEDINLALDIATQIKAGTIWINSTNLFDAASGFGGYRESGFGREGGKEGLWEYVKKAESPSPKAQSRKTRAPSRSAKETPLQPETFSLQPPIDRTAKLFIGGRQARPDSGYSKAVYAPDGQLLGEVGLGNRKDIRNAVEAARAAFEGWRKTSAHNRAQILYFLAENLSERAEEFGHRIHAQTGQDGRAEVETALEALFTAAAWADKYEGVVHPTPIRNVTLAIPEPIGVMGILCPDDQPLLALARLAGTALALGNTLVVVPSPLAPLVATDFYQVLETSDIPAGTFNIVTGERDELAKTLAEHDDVDAVWYTGPQAGHVLVERASAGNMKRTWMLLPSGPLPDTDEILRQATQVKNIWVPYGA; via the coding sequence ATGACCCTTACCGAACTTATGGAGACCCTTCCCTATGGCCCCGCCCCGGAAGCCGCCCAACCCGCGCTGGACTGGCTGAAGGCCCACCAGGGCAAATTCGGGCTTTTTATTGGGGGCAAGTGGCGTGACCCGGCCAGCCAGGAATGGTTCGCTACCCTTAACCCGGCCAACGCCCAAAAGCTGGCCGAGGTAGCCCAGGCCAGCGCCGCCGACGTAGACGAGGCCGTCAAGGCTGCCCGCAAAGCTTTTATCGGTTGGAGCCAGACCCCCGGTCACGTGCGGGCCCGCTACCTGTACGCCATGGCCCGGCAGGTGCAGAAGCACGCCCGCCTGTTTGCCGTGCTGGAAACCCTGGACAACGGCAAGCCCATCCGCGAGACCCGCGACATTGACATTCCCCTGGTGGCCCGCCACTTCTACTACCACGCCGGCTGGGCCCAGCTTATGGAAAGCGAGCTGGCGGGCTATGCCCCTCTGGGCGTGGTAGGGCAGATTATCCCCTGGAACTTTCCGCTGCTGATGCTCTCCTGGAAGATTGCCCCAGCGCTGGCCATGGGCAACACGGTGGTGCTCAAGCCCGCCGAGTTTACGCCCCTTACCGCTCTTTTGTTCGCAGAAATCTGTCAGAACATTGGGCTGCCGCCGGGGGTGGTGAACATCATCACCGGCGACGGCAAAACCGGGGCGGCCCTGGTGGAGCATCCGGGGGTGGACAAGATCGCCTTTACCGGCTCGACCGAGGTGGGGCGGCTCATCCGCAAAGCCACAGCGGGCAGCGGCAAAAAGCTCTCCCTCGAGCTCGGTGGCAAATCGCCTTTCCTGGTCTTCGAGGATGCCGACCTGGATAGCGCAGTGGAGGGCGTGGTGGACGCCATCTGGTTCAACCAGGGGCAGGTCTGCTGTGCGGGCTCGAGGCTTCTGGTGCAGGAGGGCATCGCCGAGAGGATGTATGCCAAGCTGCGCGCCCGCATGGAAAAACTGCGCGTAGGCAACCCCCTGGACAAGGCCGTGGACATTGGGGCCATCGTGGCACCGGTTCAGCTGCAGAAAATCCAGCATTTGGTGCAAAAGGGCGTGGAGGAAGGGGCCCGGCTCTGGCAGCCAAGCTGGGCGGTGCCGAGCGAGGGGTGCTTTTACCCCCCCACGCTTTTTACCGAGGTCGCCCCAGCCTCTACCATCGCCCAGGAGGAAATTTTTGGGCCGGTGCTGGCTGCCCTGACCTTCCGCACCCCCGAGGAGGCCGTGCGGCTGGCCAACAACACCCGCTACGGCCTGGCTGCCTCCATCTGGAGTGAGGACATCAATCTGGCCCTGGACATCGCCACCCAGATCAAAGCCGGCACCATCTGGATCAACAGCACCAACCTCTTCGATGCCGCCAGCGGCTTTGGCGGCTACCGTGAGTCGGGCTTTGGGCGCGAGGGGGGCAAGGAGGGGCTGTGGGAGTACGTGAAAAAAGCCGAAAGCCCAAGTCCCAAAGCTCAAAGTCGCAAAACCAGGGCCCCCTCGAGGTCTGCTAAGGAAACACCCCTCCAGCCTGAAACCTTTAGCCTTCAGCCCCCCATAGACCGCACCGCCAAGCTCTTTATCGGCGGCAGGCAGGCCCGGCCCGATAGCGGCTATAGCAAGGCCGTATATGCCCCGGACGGGCAGCTTCTGGGCGAGGTGGGGCTGGGTAACCGCAAGGATATTCGCAATGCGGTGGAGGCTGCCCGCGCGGCTTTTGAGGGCTGGCGCAAGACCAGCGCGCACAACAGGGCGCAAATCCTGTACTTCCTGGCCGAAAACCTGTCCGAGCGGGCCGAGGAGTTTGGCCACCGCATCCACGCACAGACCGGACAGGACGGCCGCGCAGAGGTAGAAACGGCCCTCGAGGCCCTCTTTACTGCCGCCGCCTGGGCCGACAAATACGAAGGGGTAGTCCACCCCACCCCCATCCGCAACGTGACCCTGGCCATACCCGAGCCCATCGGGGTGATGGGCATTCTCTGCCCCGACGACCAGCCGCTGCTCGCGCTGGCCCGGCTGGCCGGAACCGCGCTGGCCCTGGGAAACACCCTGGTGGTGGTGCCCTCGCCGCTGGCCCCCCTGGTCGCTACCGACTTTTATCAGGTGCTCGAGACCTCCGACATCCCTGCGGGCACCTTTAACATAGTGACCGGCGAGCGCGACGAGCTGGCCAAAACCCTGGCCGAACACGACGACGTGGACGCCGTCTGGTACACCGGGCCCCAGGCCGGACATGTGCTGGTCGAGCGGGCCAGCGCCGGGAACATGAAGCGCACCTGGATGTTGCTCCCCAGCGGCCCCCTACCCGACACCGACGAAATCTTGCGCCAGGCCACCCAGGTCAAGAATATCTGGGTTCCGTACGGTGCTTAG